Proteins from one Capricornis sumatraensis isolate serow.1 chromosome 2, serow.2, whole genome shotgun sequence genomic window:
- the LOC138072695 gene encoding endogenous retrovirus group PABLB member 1 Env polyprotein-like, whose translation MGLITDVSLLLLTPNILSLPFDPQDNAFQSWTHSYAAFHNGSNCWVCGTLPSSSVEGFPWWTSPLQGKDFLQMCKYLRQQSHAMPLLHLKTSTNPKMDWCNTLYFNYGHNVTFNFDYTLSRFNDYFATHKANRSRSNGVLPDVYQIWDEVMWLTPEKGRLISTAPICWEQTEPSPKVSQQLNYNDWKQLGFLPQEICNVIIPVFSNPSSGPPFVWPGTNWDWISQSCWLAPNGTYSICGSYLWAWLPPGWIGRCTLGLAFTHGFIFLELPEKPANLPHLKTWWARSVFHWYDYLAAVFVPSLGTTDVMLQVTNFTQQALQDSQKAISALNAEQAQIKKVVLQNRLALDILTPAQGGTCAIIHTQGCTYIPDMSTDVTHFTTHMNRMIEAMDTPEASLALLWETLTSSPWWITILITIILIFLFLLFAPCICNCITGFVSSCMKPFKLQMVAQTPATAAAAYLGPLDQISSI comes from the coding sequence atgggcctgataaCCGATGTGAGCttacttctgctgactccaaatatcctgagtctgccgtttgatcctcaagacaatgccttccagTCCTGGACTCACTCCTATGCTGCGTTCCACAATgggtctaactgctgggtctgtggaacactcccctcttcatcagtggaaggcttcccttggtggacatctccacttcaaggaaaagactttctccaaaTGTGTAAATACCTTCGACAACAATCACATGCGATGCCTCTCCTTCATCTGAAGACATCTACCAACCCTAAAATGGATTGGTGCAACACTTTGTActttaactatggacataatgtgacttttaattttgattatacattgTCTCGGTTCAATGACTACTTTGCTACACATAAGGCAAATAGATCTAGATCTAATGGTGTTTTACCTGAcgtttatcaaatatgggatgagGTTATGTGGCTAACTCCTGAAAAAGGACGTTTAATATCTACTGCCCCTATATGCTGGGAACAAACAGAGCCATCCCCCAAAGTCAGCCAACAACTTAATTACAATGATTGGAAACAATTGGGATTTTTACCTCAGGAAATATGCAATGTAATCATTCCCGTGTTTTCCAACCCCAGTTCAGGTCCTCCCTTTGTGTGGCCAGGCACTAATTGGGACTGGATATCTCAGTCGTGCTGGCTTGCTCCAAACGGGACTTATTCGATATGTGGCTCTTACCTATGGGCATGGCTTCCCCCTGGTTGGATAGGCAGATGCACCCTGGGTCTAGCCTTTACTCACGGCTTTATATTTTTAGAGCTTCCAGAAAAGCCTGCTAATTTACCCCACCTTAAAACTTGGTGGGCAAGGTCTGTATTTCACTGGTATGATTATTTGGCTGCAGTCTTTGTTCCCTCTTTGGGAACTACAGATGTTATGTTACAAGTGACTAATTTTACTCAACAGGCATTACAAGATTCTCAAAAGGCTATTTCAGCTCTTAATGCTGAACAAGCACAAATTAAAAAGgtggttttacaaaacagattggcTTTAGATATTCTGACACCTGCACAAGGAGGAACCTGTGCTATTATTCATACCCAAGgctgtacatatatacctgataTGAGCACGGATGTTACTCATTTTACTACACACATGAACAGGATGATTGAGGCCATGGATACTCCTGAAGCCTCACTTGCCTTACTTTGGGAGACGTTAACTAGTTCCCCATGGTGGATAACtatcttaattacaataattctgatttttttgtttttactgtttgctccctgcatctgtaactgtataactggatttgtttctagctGCATGAAACCTttcaagttacaaatggttgctcaaactcctgctactgctgcagctgcctatttggggcccctggatcagatatcctcaatatga